A stretch of the Macaca thibetana thibetana isolate TM-01 chromosome X, ASM2454274v1, whole genome shotgun sequence genome encodes the following:
- the HDAC8 gene encoding histone deacetylase 8 isoform X3, protein MLTREHRCGRSEEQELEPWPSPKKARSGRYLRNGFKWKMEEPEEPADSGQSLIPVYIYSPEYVSMCDSLAKIPKRASMVHSLIEAYALHKQMRIVKPKVASMEEMATFHTDAYLQHLQKVSQEGDDDHPDSIEYGLGYDCPATEGIFDYAAAVGGATITAAQCLIDGMCKVAINWSGGWHHAKKETCVYVALYKAF, encoded by the exons ATGTTGACCAGGGAGCACCGCTGCGGCCGATCAGAGGAGCAGGAACTGGAGCCCTGGCCGAGTCCGAAAAAAGCCAGATCTGGAAGGTACCTGCGGAACGGTTTTAAGTGGAAGATGGAGGAGCCGGAGGAACCGGCGGACAGTGGGCAGTCGCTGATCCCGGTTTATATCTATAGTCCCGAGTATGTCAGTATGTGTGACTCCCTGGCCAAGATCCCCAAACGG GCCAGTATGGTACATTCTTTGATTGAAGCATATGCACTGCATAAGCAAATGAG GATAGTTAAGCCCAAAGTGGCCTCCATGGAGGAGATGGCCACCTTCCACACTGATGCTTATCTGCAGCATCTCCAGAAGGTCAGCCAAGAGGGCGATGATGATCATCCGGACTCCATAGAATATGGGCTAG GTTATGACTGCCCAGCCACTGAAGGGATATTTGACTATGCAGCAGCTGTAGGAGGGGCTACAATCACAGCTGCCCAATGCCTGATTGACGGAATGTGCAAAGTAGCAATTAACTGGTCTGGAGGCTGGCATCATGCAAAGAA AGAGACGTGTGTATATGTGGCACTTTACAAGGCATTCTGA